The Nitrospirota bacterium genome has a window encoding:
- a CDS encoding NADH-quinone oxidoreductase subunit C — protein MEPIQIAEKLKEKFPEEVVSISEFREQVSVVVKKHRLLDICRFLHDDPECNMDYLRDLTAVDYPMRKGQPRFEVVYHLYSIKLRHMLRLKAFVPEDDCFIDSVTPIWIGADWHERECFDMFGITFNGHPDLRRILMPEDWQGHPLRKDYPLKGPGPKEEWKGLKEVFEKAKEFKEFQWEK, from the coding sequence GTGGAGCCGATTCAAATAGCCGAAAAACTAAAAGAGAAATTTCCCGAGGAAGTGGTTTCAATCTCAGAGTTCAGGGAACAGGTCTCGGTAGTGGTTAAAAAACACAGGCTCCTCGATATATGCAGATTCCTCCATGACGACCCGGAGTGTAACATGGACTATCTTAGAGACTTGACTGCAGTGGATTATCCCATGAGAAAAGGTCAACCGAGATTCGAGGTCGTATATCATCTTTACTCAATAAAGCTGAGGCACATGTTAAGGCTAAAGGCCTTCGTGCCTGAAGATGACTGTTTCATTGACAGTGTAACGCCTATCTGGATAGGTGCTGACTGGCATGAAAGGGAATGTTTTGATATGTTTGGAATAACATTCAATGGACATCCTGATTTAAGGAGAATCCTCATGCCTGAGGACTGGCAGGGTCATCCTTTAAGAAAGGATTATCCTTTGAAGGGACCAGGTCCTAAAGAGGAATGGAAAGGGCTTAAAGAGGTTTTTGAAAAGGCAAAAGAGTTCAAGGAGTTTCAATGGGAGAAATAA
- the nuoD gene encoding NADH dehydrogenase (quinone) subunit D — MGEITEKYIESAALKTKELTVSMGPQHPATHGVLRLVLDLDGETVVKCTPYVGYLHRGVEKLSEDRTYLTALPLTDRLDYISSMANNVGYVVAVERLFGIDAPLRAKFIRTIVSELTRISSHIIWVATHALDIGAMTVFLYSFREREWLLDLLEMLCGARLTVSYPRIGGVRNDVSQEFLDSLYKFTEEFPKKIDDYETLIDTNRIWLKRTKGIGVISAEEAINWGLTGPMVRGSGVPYDIRKYAPYDAYDKVDFEVPIGKEGDVYDRYRCRMLELRQSNRIIKQCIEKLPKGPVMAPDAPKFTLPPKERVLMDMESLIHHFILITKGTVNAPKGEIYSACEVPKGELGFYIVSDGTGKPYRLRLRSPSFVHASVLPRLCEGSLIADVIANIGTIDIVLGECDR; from the coding sequence ATGGGAGAAATAACAGAGAAATATATTGAGTCAGCCGCATTAAAAACAAAAGAACTTACAGTCAGCATGGGTCCACAGCACCCTGCTACACACGGGGTTTTGAGGCTTGTCCTTGACCTCGATGGAGAGACAGTCGTTAAGTGCACCCCATATGTTGGCTACCTTCATAGGGGAGTTGAAAAACTCTCTGAAGACAGGACTTATCTTACAGCTTTACCCCTTACGGACAGGCTCGATTACATATCGAGCATGGCAAACAATGTAGGCTATGTGGTTGCAGTAGAGAGGCTCTTTGGCATAGATGCCCCTCTAAGGGCAAAGTTCATAAGGACAATCGTTTCCGAGCTAACGAGAATCTCAAGCCACATTATATGGGTTGCCACACATGCCTTAGACATAGGTGCAATGACTGTATTCCTTTATTCCTTTAGGGAAAGGGAGTGGCTCTTAGACCTGCTTGAGATGCTCTGCGGTGCAAGACTCACTGTGAGCTATCCGAGAATAGGCGGTGTGAGAAACGATGTGTCTCAGGAGTTCCTTGACAGCCTTTATAAGTTCACAGAGGAGTTTCCAAAAAAAATCGATGACTACGAGACCCTTATCGATACGAACCGTATCTGGCTAAAAAGGACAAAGGGCATTGGCGTTATATCAGCAGAAGAGGCTATAAACTGGGGTCTAACAGGGCCAATGGTAAGGGGCTCTGGCGTGCCCTATGATATAAGGAAATACGCACCTTATGATGCATATGACAAGGTGGACTTTGAGGTGCCAATTGGAAAAGAAGGCGATGTCTATGATAGATACCGCTGTAGGATGCTCGAGCTAAGACAATCAAATAGAATCATAAAACAATGTATAGAGAAACTTCCTAAGGGTCCAGTTATGGCGCCTGATGCCCCTAAATTCACTCTTCCACCTAAAGAAAGGGTTCTCATGGACATGGAGTCCCTCATACATCATTTCATCCTGATAACAAAGGGGACTGTGAATGCCCCTAAAGGAGAGATTTACTCTGCATGCGAGGTGCCAAAAGGAGAGCTTGGATTTTACATTGTAAGCGATGGCACAGGTAAGCCCTACAGATTGAGGCTCAGGTCTCCTTCTTTTGTCCATGCCTCTGTGCTTCCGAGGCTCTGCGAGGGCTCACTTATTGCCGATGTAATCGCAAACATAGGAACTATAGATATCGTTCTTGGAGAATGCGACCGATAG
- the surE gene encoding 5'/3'-nucleotidase SurE encodes MSVILVTNDDGVHSHGLVSLYKEVKEFGDTYIVAPDRERSAVSHSLTIHRPLRVEELREKVYSINGTPTDCVAIAVAKILKEKPILIVSGINKGGNLGDDVTYSGTVSAAIEGTILGISSVSVSLVLNGRHPLHYDTAAHFAGIAVRYILDNALPYDTLLNINIPNYAMKDIQGVKFTRQGKKIYDGSISEVLSPSGEKHYWIGGGRPFWEHGEDTDISAVMDGYVSITPIHLDLTNYSAIELIKGKWKPE; translated from the coding sequence ATGTCTGTAATCTTAGTTACAAACGATGACGGAGTTCATTCCCACGGACTGGTATCTCTTTATAAGGAAGTGAAGGAGTTTGGAGATACCTATATCGTTGCACCCGACAGGGAAAGGTCTGCTGTAAGTCATTCCCTTACGATTCACAGACCTCTCAGGGTCGAAGAGCTCAGAGAAAAGGTCTACTCGATAAATGGCACTCCAACCGACTGTGTTGCCATAGCAGTTGCAAAGATTCTAAAAGAAAAGCCTATCCTTATAGTTTCGGGTATAAACAAGGGCGGAAACTTAGGAGACGATGTTACTTACTCAGGCACGGTTTCTGCCGCAATAGAAGGCACGATATTAGGCATATCTTCTGTTTCGGTATCTTTAGTTTTAAATGGCAGGCATCCGCTTCATTATGACACTGCGGCTCACTTTGCAGGCATAGCAGTAAGATACATCCTTGACAATGCCCTGCCTTACGACACACTGCTTAACATAAACATCCCAAACTATGCAATGAAAGACATACAAGGGGTAAAGTTCACAAGGCAGGGCAAAAAGATATATGATGGCTCTATAAGCGAAGTGCTGTCGCCTTCAGGAGAGAAACACTACTGGATTGGCGGAGGAAGACCTTTCTGGGAGCATGGCGAGGACACTGACATCAGTGCTGTAATGGATGGCTATGTGTCCATAACTCCAATACATCTTGACCTCACCAATTACTCTGCAATAGAGCTTATCAAAGGCAAATGGAAGCCTGAGTAA